The following coding sequences lie in one Eubacterium ventriosum genomic window:
- the thiE gene encoding thiamine phosphate synthase: MNFDYTLYLVTDRQLMSCDSLTEAVEQAILGGCTMIQLREKELSSLEFYNQAVAVKQVTDKYHIPLIINDRIDIAMAVQATGVHIGQHDLPAAAVRKVIGENMLLGVSASSIAEAIQAQQDGADYLGVGAMFPTGTKTDADSVSMEELQKIRAAVSLPIVVIGGINKGNAGRFKPMGIDGLAVVSAIIAQSDIKAAAAELKDLFCGKEKKNGF, from the coding sequence ATGAACTTTGATTATACACTTTATCTTGTTACTGATCGTCAACTAATGAGCTGCGATAGCCTGACAGAAGCGGTGGAACAGGCAATTTTAGGAGGCTGCACAATGATACAACTCCGAGAAAAAGAATTGTCCTCATTAGAATTTTACAATCAGGCTGTTGCCGTGAAACAGGTTACGGATAAATACCATATTCCCCTTATCATAAACGACCGGATAGATATTGCAATGGCTGTGCAGGCTACGGGGGTACATATTGGACAGCATGATTTACCTGCGGCTGCCGTCCGCAAAGTAATTGGGGAAAATATGCTGTTGGGAGTATCCGCATCTTCCATTGCAGAAGCAATACAGGCACAACAGGATGGTGCAGATTATTTGGGAGTTGGCGCAATGTTCCCTACTGGAACTAAAACCGACGCTGATTCTGTATCAATGGAAGAATTACAGAAAATCCGCGCAGCCGTTTCTTTGCCGATAGTTGTTATTGGCGGTATCAATAAGGGAAATGCAGGGCGTTTCAAGCCCATGGGAATTGACGGGCTGGCTGTTGTATCTGCCATCATAGCGCAGTCTGATATAAAAGCTGCTGCTGCGGAACTGAAAGATTTATTTTGCGGAAAGGAAAAGAAAAATGGATTTTAA
- a CDS encoding ABC transporter permease: MFNQIRAEFYKLFHTKALYLTFALILAVFGIFSIGGQQQFVASSSSLDETWKIGETVGFLARAYSDTAHPLIEEIIRTATSYTVFFWLIVLIFSVIFFSREYTDSTIKIAIASGQSRIKFFVAKYIVISITSIFLYFSFIMIAFIIECAKFNIPIQLFPMLKIAGLNCMIMGAFIGITLMLCVIFKHTAIVVGAMSLFTFSGPLIYMMTWDNMSTQSWRVLTYLKINPMYYWMNTCSYNMINNLEINILIYFVGTVIITFLVSALILRKQEIR; encoded by the coding sequence ATGTTTAATCAAATAAGAGCAGAATTTTATAAGTTATTTCATACAAAGGCATTGTACTTAACCTTTGCTTTGATTTTAGCAGTCTTTGGAATTTTCTCCATAGGCGGTCAGCAACAATTTGTGGCATCAAGTTCAAGTTTAGACGAAACATGGAAAATAGGAGAAACTGTTGGATTTCTTGCTCGTGCTTATAGCGATACAGCACACCCATTGATTGAAGAAATAATAAGGACAGCCACATCTTATACTGTATTTTTCTGGCTGATTGTTCTTATATTTTCTGTCATTTTCTTTTCAAGAGAATATACGGATTCAACAATTAAAATTGCAATCGCAAGCGGACAAAGCCGAATTAAGTTTTTTGTTGCGAAATATATTGTGATTTCGATTACCAGTATATTTCTATACTTTTCATTTATTATGATTGCATTTATAATAGAATGTGCGAAATTTAATATTCCAATACAACTGTTTCCAATGCTGAAAATTGCAGGACTAAATTGTATGATTATGGGAGCATTTATCGGAATTACACTTATGTTATGTGTAATATTCAAACATACGGCAATCGTTGTAGGTGCTATGTCATTGTTTACATTTAGCGGACCGCTTATCTATATGATGACATGGGATAATATGTCAACTCAATCATGGAGAGTTCTAACCTATTTAAAAATAAATCCTATGTATTACTGGATGAATACCTGTTCTTATAATATGATAAATAATTTAGAAATCAATATTTTGATTTATTTCGTGGGAACTGTAATTATTACATTTCTTGTTTCAGCATTGATACTAAGAAAGCAAGAAATACGCTAA
- a CDS encoding HAD family hydrolase codes for MDFNAAIFDLDGTILDSMDVWEHIDIQFLKKRNLPVPENYVTEICARSFEEAAQYTIDLFGLQETVEGIIEEWNNMAVEEYSNHVGLLPHALDYLLRLKEHGIKLAVATGLPEKLYIPCLKNNSILELFDALCSTDEVQRGKEYSDVFELAARKLGVAPEHCIVFDDVLPAIKSAKAARMLAGGIYDKYSADQRTEIERIADIYLLDFRQAPIPHKEV; via the coding sequence ATGGATTTTAATGCGGCAATCTTTGATTTAGATGGAACAATTCTGGATTCAATGGATGTATGGGAGCATATAGATATTCAGTTTTTGAAAAAGAGAAATCTTCCCGTCCCGGAAAATTATGTAACTGAAATATGTGCAAGGAGTTTTGAGGAAGCCGCACAATATACCATTGATCTTTTTGGATTGCAGGAAACGGTAGAGGGAATTATTGAGGAATGGAATAATATGGCGGTCGAGGAATACAGTAACCATGTCGGTCTGCTGCCCCATGCCCTTGATTATCTTCTGCGCTTAAAAGAACATGGAATAAAACTTGCAGTTGCTACGGGGTTGCCGGAAAAGCTCTATATTCCATGCTTAAAGAACAATTCTATTTTAGAATTATTTGACGCTCTATGTTCAACAGATGAGGTTCAGCGGGGAAAAGAATATTCGGATGTCTTTGAATTGGCCGCAAGAAAATTAGGGGTTGCACCTGAACACTGTATTGTGTTTGATGATGTGCTTCCAGCAATTAAAAGCGCAAAGGCAGCCCGTATGTTAGCAGGCGGGATTTATGATAAGTATTCCGCAGATCAGCGTACAGAAATAGAAAGGATTGCGGATATTTACTTACTTGATTTTCGGCAAGCACCGATCCCACACAAAGAGGTATGA
- a CDS encoding TenA family protein — translation MAFMKDILTHNIPIWEECAATPFVQEVQTGKLPLEKFKRYMIQDSIYLKNYARIYGKAIFHAATLREIQLYYSMLNFVNDTESEVRLDYLKQFCITDDDIELIAPLPENQNYIDFMFEIASHGKNEEILMAVLPCMLSYSYIFRKLASVPTSRESRYWDFIKDYADEQYAESCKEWSAFAEHKCAGLSEANKKYLADIFEKASLLELAFWKMAYRNERMEENAK, via the coding sequence ATGGCATTTATGAAAGACATCTTAACCCACAACATCCCCATTTGGGAAGAATGTGCAGCTACCCCATTTGTGCAGGAAGTGCAAACTGGAAAGCTACCTCTTGAAAAATTCAAGAGATATATGATTCAGGATAGTATCTATCTGAAAAACTATGCCCGCATATACGGAAAGGCAATTTTTCATGCTGCTACATTAAGAGAAATTCAGCTTTACTACTCCATGCTGAACTTTGTAAATGATACGGAATCGGAAGTGCGGCTGGATTATCTAAAGCAATTTTGCATAACAGATGATGATATTGAACTGATCGCCCCTTTGCCTGAAAATCAAAATTACATTGATTTCATGTTTGAGATTGCGTCACATGGAAAGAATGAAGAAATTTTAATGGCGGTTCTTCCCTGTATGTTAAGTTACAGCTATATATTCCGCAAACTGGCGTCTGTCCCCACAAGCAGAGAATCAAGATATTGGGACTTTATCAAAGATTATGCCGATGAACAATATGCAGAAAGCTGCAAAGAATGGTCTGCTTTTGCAGAGCATAAATGTGCTGGGTTATCAGAAGCAAATAAAAAGTATCTGGCTGATATTTTTGAGAAAGCAAGTTTGTTAGAACTTGCTTTTTGGAAGATGGCCTATCGGAACGAGAGAATGGAGGAAAATGCAAAATGA
- the thiD gene encoding bifunctional hydroxymethylpyrimidine kinase/phosphomethylpyrimidine kinase — protein MKKVLSIAGSDCSGGAGIQADLKTFSAHGVFGMSVIVSVVAENTSRVIDIQDITPDMIEKQIDAVFEDIEVDAVKIGMLSTPECMKAVAKKLLQYKPQNVVIDPVMYAKNGCPLMNPTAVSTLIDTVIPLADVLTPNIPEAEKIADMQISTVSDMEAAARKIYAMGCKAIVVKGGHHIGNAVDVLFDGENFYHFETSRIDTKNTHGTGCTFSSAIASQLAKGKSVPLAVESAKAYVTMAIEHSLAIGKGCGPTHHFYELYQHGLSKE, from the coding sequence ATGAAAAAAGTATTGTCCATTGCCGGATCAGATTGCAGCGGAGGTGCAGGTATTCAGGCTGATTTGAAAACTTTTTCTGCTCACGGCGTATTTGGAATGAGTGTTATTGTTTCTGTTGTTGCAGAGAACACCAGCCGCGTTATCGACATCCAAGATATTACCCCGGATATGATTGAAAAACAGATTGACGCCGTATTTGAAGATATTGAAGTGGACGCAGTAAAAATCGGTATGCTTTCTACACCAGAATGTATGAAAGCGGTGGCAAAGAAACTATTACAATATAAGCCCCAAAATGTTGTAATCGACCCGGTTATGTATGCCAAAAATGGCTGCCCATTGATGAATCCTACGGCGGTTTCCACCTTGATAGACACAGTAATTCCACTTGCCGATGTACTTACTCCGAATATTCCAGAGGCAGAGAAAATAGCGGATATGCAGATTTCCACAGTTTCAGATATGGAGGCTGCCGCAAGAAAAATATATGCCATGGGTTGTAAGGCGATTGTTGTCAAGGGTGGACATCATATAGGAAATGCTGTTGATGTCCTATTTGATGGAGAAAATTTCTACCATTTTGAAACATCCCGCATTGATACGAAAAATACTCATGGGACAGGCTGTACCTTTTCTTCTGCAATCGCTTCCCAGCTTGCAAAGGGAAAAAGTGTTCCGCTTGCAGTCGAATCTGCAAAGGCATATGTCACAATGGCAATCGAACACTCTCTTGCGATTGGGAAAGGCTGTGGCCCGACGCACCATTTCTACGAATTGTATCAGCATGGTTTATCTAAAGAATAG
- a CDS encoding NUDIX hydrolase → MEKWDLYNAKREKSGITVCRGEIIPKGLYHLSVSVWIVNQQGQYLLSQRHPKKQYPLYWECTGGSVLSGETSLQGAIREVKEELGILLTPGSEKLIYQSRRENVQDFYDVWLFHKDIKIEEMRLQETEVVDVQWVNPDKLFEMFRLKHLHPLITYVDQLIG, encoded by the coding sequence ATGGAAAAATGGGATTTATATAATGCAAAACGGGAAAAGTCTGGAATAACAGTGTGCCGTGGAGAAATCATACCCAAAGGGCTGTATCATTTATCTGTGAGTGTATGGATCGTCAACCAGCAGGGGCAGTATCTTTTATCACAGCGGCATCCGAAAAAGCAATACCCTCTTTATTGGGAATGTACGGGTGGTTCTGTACTTTCCGGGGAAACCAGTTTACAAGGAGCAATCCGAGAGGTAAAAGAAGAATTAGGAATACTGCTTACTCCCGGAAGTGAAAAATTGATTTATCAGAGCAGACGGGAAAATGTGCAGGATTTTTACGATGTTTGGCTATTTCATAAGGATATAAAGATTGAAGAAATGCGTTTACAGGAAACAGAAGTTGTGGATGTTCAATGGGTAAATCCAGATAAGTTATTTGAGATGTTTCGCCTGAAACATCTGCACCCTCTAATTACCTATGTAGATCAGCTAATAGGCTGA
- a CDS encoding sensor histidine kinase — MLYFLLICFIFILAFSLFSIIRTIRNINKQIKQQRKIRVSLSNRDIEELAYAINQKDNLHKKLQVQIKQEEEQLKQSISNISHDLRTPLTSIQGYLTLLQECEDKQEQGQCIKIIKAKTDYLTDLVQEFYDLSVIENEQVDVECERVDINRIVTDCLIEKYYEFGEIQPTIQTENTPVWIYGNNLICKRIIENLIVNALRYSDNYIEVSINQKGVFTIKNSTKSLDDIDVNLLFNKFYTVDKSRTKGSSGLGLYIVKELLKKIDGKIENVSYEKNILSISICFPLYNDKKLL, encoded by the coding sequence ATGTTATATTTCTTATTGATTTGCTTTATTTTCATATTAGCATTTTCCTTATTCTCTATTATCAGAACAATTCGCAACATAAATAAGCAAATAAAGCAACAACGGAAAATACGAGTATCTTTATCAAATAGGGACATTGAAGAATTAGCTTATGCAATCAATCAAAAAGATAATCTACATAAAAAATTACAGGTTCAAATTAAGCAGGAAGAAGAACAGTTAAAACAGTCTATATCTAATATAAGCCACGATTTAAGAACACCTTTGACATCTATACAAGGCTATTTAACACTTCTGCAAGAATGTGAAGATAAACAGGAACAAGGACAATGCATTAAAATCATTAAGGCAAAAACAGATTATCTCACGGATTTAGTACAAGAGTTTTATGATTTATCTGTGATAGAAAATGAGCAAGTTGATGTTGAATGTGAGCGTGTTGACATAAATAGAATTGTTACAGATTGCTTAATTGAAAAGTATTATGAATTTGGAGAAATCCAACCAACCATTCAAACAGAAAATACTCCTGTATGGATATACGGAAATAACCTTATCTGTAAACGAATTATTGAAAATTTAATTGTAAATGCACTTCGTTATTCAGATAATTACATTGAAGTTTCTATCAATCAAAAAGGAGTGTTCACAATTAAAAATTCAACAAAATCCCTTGATGATATTGATGTAAACTTATTATTTAACAAGTTTTATACTGTTGATAAATCACGCACCAAAGGAAGTTCTGGTCTGGGCTTGTATATTGTAAAGGAATTGCTGAAAAAGATTGACGGTAAAATTGAAAATGTAAGTTACGAAAAAAATATTTTGTCTATTAGCATTTGTTTTCCCTTGTATAATGATAAAAAGTTACTGTGA